A stretch of the Melitaea cinxia chromosome 14, ilMelCinx1.1, whole genome shotgun sequence genome encodes the following:
- the LOC123660025 gene encoding RNA exonuclease 1, whose protein sequence is MDHRPETNMNINSGEPVTKKRRTYNDCETETTGKQKSELPPLSQKKETRIRKKPVASIRLKNSGENAALTVPTDNRVPLLLTDVQYLLLHSLLGNINLIQPPRWYVIDKCNNVSQTTCIILEGLSIKHWEKYRETMLKTKKIFNLVVEIVTPSVYNGSLVRELALVPLSESEKETIIQQYGSMNLALEVRKDLMIMMRAIFPVRNGVSENFENISLEEKFSRTQLILSAWQLIEENYPVPLNGKLRKLYADYVMSKDEYSPVTATSPMFGLDCEMCITRVGSELTRISVVNEKHEVVYESLVKPYNSITDYVTRYSGITKSILENVTKRLEDVQTELRELLPPDAILVGQSLNTDLHALKMMHPYIIDTSLIYNLNGERSKKPKLKALAREFLNEDIQNQRGGHCSVEDSLACLKLVQLKLSRNVEFGDAVHLKRQTFKQNILKVATQQQYACSIFNHVIEQKKTSLVVGCDNITGDYHTYLKQAKESLCNQFKKNKSKKVKLITVDTVENVIDTVKKSVDDYHLVMGHIKLDQSSDDTQMINKIDEWIEGVWSSLQESALCVIVFGGSTDDNGVAMMNVKGATIIK, encoded by the exons ATGGATCATAGACCTGaaacaaatatgaatattaattcAGGCGAACCAGTGACTAAGAAACGTCGAACATACAATGACT GTGAAACGGAAACAACAGGCAAACAAAAATCAGAATTGCCCCCTTTATctcaaaaaaaagaaactagaATACGAAAGAAGCCCGTTGCTAGTATCCGTTTGAAAAATAGTGGTGAAAATGCAGCTTTAACTGTACCTACAGATAATCGTGTACCTTTGTTGCTTACTGATGTACAATATTTACTTCTACATTCATTAttaggaaatattaatttaatacaaccTCCACGCTGGTATGTGATAGACAAATGTAACAATGTAAGTCAAACAACATGTATTATACTTGAAGGTTTATCAATTAAACATTGGGAAAAATATCGAGAGACTATGCTCaagactaaaaaaatatttaatttagttgtaGAAATAGTTACACCATCAGTTTACAATGGATCATTAGTCAGAGAGCTTGCATTAGTACCACTATCAGAATCTGAAAAAGAAACCATAATACAACAATATGGAAGTATGAACTTAGCTTTGGAAGTAAGGAAAGActtaatgataatgatgagagCCATTTTTCCTGTAAGAAATGGAGTAtctgaaaattttgaaaacatttctCTTGAGGAAAAATTTTCAAGAACACAACTTATACTATCTGCTTGGCAATTAATCGAAGAAAATTATCCAGTTCCTTTAAATGGAAAGTTAAGGAAATTATATGCAGATTATGTTATGTCTAAAGATGAGTATTCTCCAGTGACAGCGACATCTCCAATGTTTGGCCTAGACTGTGAAATGTGCATTACTAGAGTCGGCTCTGAGCTAACTCGTATCTCTGTGGTGAACGAAAAGCATGAGGTAGTTTATGAATCACTTGTGAAACCTTACAATAGTATCACTGATTATGTAACAAGGTATTCTGGAATAACAAAATCAATATTAGAAAATGTTACTAAAAGGCTAGAAGATGTACAAACAGAATTAAGAGAATTATTACCTCCTGATGCCATTCTAGTTGGCCAATCTTTAAATACAGATTTACATGCATTAAAAATGATGCATCCTTACATAATAGACACAAgcttaatttacaatttaaatgggGAAAGGTCTAAAAAACCTAAACTTAAAGCACTTGCAAGAGAATTTCTGAATGAAGATATTCAAAATCAGAGGGGTGGTCATTGTTCTGTAGAGGATTCTCTAGCTTGTTTAAAGTTAGTCCAGTTGAAGCTTAGCAGAAATGTAGAATTTGGAGATGCTGTTCACCTGAAGAGGCaaacatttaaacaaaatattttaaaagtggcCACCCAACAACAGTATGCTTGTTCTATATTCAACCATGTTATTGAACAGAAAAAGACATCCTTAGTAGTTGGCTGTGATAATATAACTGGAGATTAccatacatatttaaaacaagCCAAAGAAAGCCTATGCAATCAGTTCAAaaagaataaatcaaaaaaggTCAAACTAATAACGGTAGATACAGTCGAAAATGTTATAGATACAGTTAAAAAATCTGTTGATGATTATCATTTAGTCATGGGTCATATAAAACTGGACCAGTCTTCAGATGATACTCAAATGATAAACAAAATTGATG